One Miscanthus floridulus cultivar M001 chromosome 11, ASM1932011v1, whole genome shotgun sequence DNA window includes the following coding sequences:
- the LOC136494405 gene encoding heavy metal-associated isoprenylated plant protein 16-like, which yields MNQKIVIKVSMSSEKSRSKAMALVARADGVSSMGIIGDGKDRLEVVGVDVDNVCLVTCLRKKLGHADIVKVEEVKDKKPEEKNQPEKPKVVELPPYYCPCYYGYYWHYHHH from the exons ATGAAT CAAAAGATCGTGATCAAGGTCAGCATGTCGTCCGAGAAGAGCCGGTCCAAGGCCATGGCGCTGGTCGCCAGAGCGGACG GGGTCAGCTCGATGGGGATCATCGGCGACGGCAAGGACCGGCTGGAGGTGGTCGGCGTAGACGTTGACAACGTCTGCCTGGTCACGTGCCTGCGCAAGAAGCTCGGCCACGCTGACATCGTGAAGGTGGAGGAAGTGAAGGACAAGAAGCCGGAGGAGAAGAATCAGCCGGAGAAACCCAAGGTCGTGGAACTGCCGCCGTATTACTGCCCATGTTATTACGGTTACTACTGGCACTACCACCACCACTAA
- the LOC136494694 gene encoding pentatricopeptide repeat-containing protein At3g63370, chloroplastic-like produces MGLGLQPIYEIYFLVGPARRAIRRTGAISNPQISLLTAVATGMSVRIPGASKPASAMATAALSLRPLPHRTPPAAPSVSPPNSASASLKRLCKEGDLRQALRLLTARAPPAREHYGWVLDLVAARRAAAEGRQLHAHALVTGSLDEDDDGFLATKLVFMYGRCGRVDDARRLFNGMPARTVFSWNALVGAYLSSGSAGEAMRVYGAMRASAAPGSAPDGCTLASVLKACGAEGDGRCGGEVHGLAVKVGLDRSTLVANALIGMYAKCGLLDSALRVFEWLQDARDVASWNSVISGCVQNGRALEALALFRGMQSAGFGMNSYTAVAVHQVCAELALLSLGRELHAALLKCGSELNIQFNALLVMYAKCGRVDSALRVFGQIAEKDYISWNSMLSCYVQNGFCAEAIEFFGEMLQHGFQPDHACVVSLSSALGHLSRLNNGREVHAYAIKQRLHTDLQVGNTLMDMYIKCDSIECSAKVFESMSIRDHISWTTILACFAQSSRHSEALEMFLELQKEGIMVDSMMIGSILETCSGLKSTSLLKQVHAYAIRNGLLDLILKNRLIDIYGECGEFDHSLNLFQRVEKKDIVSWTSMINCCTNSGRLDEAVSLFTEMQKANIQPDSVALVSILVAIAGLSSLTKGKQVHGFLIRRNFPIEGPVVSSLVDMYSGCGSMNYAIRVFERAKCKDVVLWTAMINATGMHGHGKQAIDLFKRMLLTGLTPDHVSFLALLYACSHSKLVEEGKHYLDIMTSKYRLKPWQEHYACVVDILGRSGQTEEAYEFIKSMPMDLKSVVWCALLGACRVHKNYDLAVVAANKLLELEPDNPGNYILVSNVFAEMGKWDNVKEVRTRMAERGLRKNPACSWIEIGNNIHTFTSGDYCHRDSEAIHLKLSEITEKLQKEGGYVEDTRFVLHDVSEAEKIDMLHKHSERLAIAFGLISTRPGMPIRIAKNLRVCGDCHEFTKLVSKLFEREIVVRDANRFHHFSGGSCSCEDFW; encoded by the coding sequence ATGGGCCTCGGTTTGCAGCCCATATATGAGATATATTTTCTTGTTGGGCCGGCACGTCGGGCCATACGGAGAACAGGAGCCATATCCAATCCACAGATATCTTTGCTGACGGCCGTTGCAACAGGCATGAGCGTCCGTATCCCCGGGGCCTCCAAGCCCGCcagcgccatggccaccgccgcgcTGTCCCTCCGACCACTCCCCCACAGAACTCCTCCCGCCGCACCCTCAGTATCGCCTCCCAACTCCGCCTCGGCATCCCTGAAGCGGCTCTGCAAGGAAGGCGACCTGCGTCAAGCCTTGCGCCTGCTCacggcccgggcgccgcctgctcGGGAGCACTACGGCTGGGTGCTGGACCTCGTGGCCGCCAGGAGAGCGGCCGCGGAGGGCAGGCAGCTCCATGCGCATGCCCTGGTCACCGGTTCGCTAGACGAAGACGATGATGGCTTCCTTGCGACCAAGCTTGTGTTCATGTACGGTCGGTGCGGGCGAGTGGACGACGCGCGCCGCCTGTTCAACGGAATGCCCGCGCGGACCGTCTTCTCCTGGAACGCGCTTGTCGGGGCGTACCTCTCGTCCGGGAGCGCCGGCGAGGCCATGCGGGTCTACGGTGCCATGCGGGCGTCAGCGGCCCCGGGGTCGGCGCCCGACGGCTGCACGCTCGCGTCCGTCCTCAAGGCGTGCGGGGCGGAAGGGGACGGGCGCTGCGGGGGCGAGGTGCACGGGCTGGCGGTGAAGGTCGGACTTGATAGGAGCACCCTCGTGGCCAATGCGCTTATCGGGATGTATGCCAAGTGCGGCTTGCTGGATTCAGCGCTGCGGGTGTTCGAGTGGCTGCAAGACGCAAGGGACGTCGCGTCCTGGAACTCGGTTATATCAGGATGCGTGCAGAACGGGAGGGCGTTGGAAGCTCTGGCGCTGTTCCGAGGGATGCAGAGTGCCGGGTTCGGTATGAATTCTTACACAGCTGTCGCGGTGCACCAAGTTTGTGCAGAGCTAGCTCTGCTAAGTTTGGGAAGGGAGTTACATGCAGCACTCCTCAAATGCGGCAGTGAGTTGAACATCCAGTTCAACGCTTTGCTTGTCATGTATGCCAAATGTGGCAGGGTGGATAGTGCTCTCAGAGTATTCGGTCAGATTGCTGAGAAAGACTACATATCATGGAATTCGATGCTGTCCTGCTacgtccaaaacggtttctgtGCGGAGGCCATTGAATTTTTTGGTGAAATGCTTCAACATGGTTTTCAGCCTGATCATGCCTGTGTTGTGAGCTTGTCCTCTGCATTGGGACATTTGAGTAGGCTAAACAATGGTCGAGAGGTTCATGCGTATGCTATAAAGCAGAGGCTTCATACTGATTTACAGGTTGGGAATACATTGATGGACATGTACATAAAGTGTGACTCCATAGAGTGTTCAGCTAAGGTATTTGAAAGCATGAGTATTAGAGATCACATATCATGGACAACAATCCTTGCTTGTTTTGCTCAGAGTTCACGACATTCTGAAGCACTGGAAATGTTTCTAGAATTGCAGAAAGAAGGGATTATGGTGGATTCTATGATGATTGGAAGTATTTTAGAAACATGCAGCGGTTTGAAAAGCACCTCTCTGCTAAAGCAAGTGCATGCTTATGCTATTAGAAATGGGTTGCTTGATTTGATACTGAAGAATAGACTGATAGATATATACGGGGAGTGTGGAGAGTTTGACCATTCACTAAATTTATTTCAGAGGGTAGAGAAAAAGGACATTGTTAGTTGGACTAGTATGATAAACTGTTGCACAAATAGCGGGCGATTAGATGAAGCTGTTTCCTTGTTTACGGAGATGCAAAAGGCAAATATTCAACCTGATTCTGTAGCACTAGTAAGTATTCTGGTGGCTATTGCTGGTTTGTCGTCGTTGACAAAAGGAAAACAGGTTCATGGCTTTCTTATCAGAAGGAATTTTCCTATAGAAGGTCCTGTGGTTAGTTCCCTTGTGGACATGTATTCAGGTTGTGGAAGCATGAACTATGCTATCAGAGTATTCGAACGGGCTAAATGTAAAGATGTGGTTCTTTGGACAGCAATGATTAATGCTACTGGTATGCATGGACATGGCAAGCAAGCCATTGATCTTTTCAAGAGAATGCTGCTGACTGGTCTGACTCCTGATCATGTATCTTTTCTTGCTCTGTTGTATGCTTGTAGTCATTCGAAGCTTGTTGAGGAGGGTAAACACTATCTGGATATAATGACGAGCAAGTACAGGTTAAAACCATGGCAGGAGCACTATGCCTGTGTGGTTGATATTCTTGGACGCTCAGGACAGACAGAGGAGGCTTACGAGTTCATCAAGTCTATGCCTATGGACCTAAAATCAGTTGTGTGGTGTGCACTGCTTGGCGCATGTCGAGTCCACAAGAACTATGACCTTGCTGTGGTTGCAGCCAATAAGCTTCTTGAGCTGGAACCTGACAACCCAGGCAACTACATTCTTGTATCAAATGTTTTTGCTGAGATGGGCAAGTGGGACAATGTCAAGGAAGTTAGAACCAGGATGGCAGAACGGGGGTTAAGAAAAAATCCAGCTTGCAGTTGGATTGAGATAGGGAACAATATCCACACTTTCACCTCAGGAGATTATTGTCATAGAGATTCGGAGGCAATCCATCTCAAGCTTTCCGAGATAACAGAAAAGCTGCAGAAAGAAGGTGGGTACGTGGAGGACACAAGATTTGTTCTTCATGATGTGAGCGAGGCGGAGAAGATAGATATGCTGCATAAGCACAGCGAGAGGCTCGCAATAGCATTTGGCTTGATCAGCACTCGTCCAGGCATGCCTATAAGGATAGCCAAGAACCTCAGGGTCTGCGGTGACTGCCACGAGTTCACCAAGCTGGTTTCCAAGCTGTTTGAAAGGGAGATTGTGGTCCGAGATGCCAACAGATTCCATCATTTCAGTGGAGGCTCTTGTTCTTGTGAAGACTTCTGGTGA